A genomic segment from Flavobacterium sp. 9R encodes:
- a CDS encoding Lrp/AsnC family transcriptional regulator, whose protein sequence is MTIDAIDKKLLILLQTDSKKTTKELSLKLNLSVTAVYERIKKLEREGIISKYVALVDKSKVEKGFVVFCHLKLVQHTKEFLTRFENEVVQLQEVLECHHVSGDYDYILKVLVKDMEAYREFLVTKLTTLQHIGSTQSTFMISEVKNTTVIGF, encoded by the coding sequence ATGACCATAGATGCTATTGATAAAAAACTCTTGATTTTACTCCAAACCGATAGTAAGAAAACAACCAAAGAATTGTCTTTAAAACTTAATCTTTCGGTAACCGCAGTCTATGAGCGCATCAAGAAGTTAGAGCGAGAGGGTATCATTAGTAAGTATGTTGCTTTAGTAGATAAATCCAAAGTAGAAAAAGGATTTGTTGTTTTTTGTCATTTAAAATTAGTACAACACACCAAGGAATTCCTCACCCGATTCGAAAACGAAGTGGTACAATTGCAAGAGGTTCTAGAATGCCATCACGTGAGTGGTGATTATGATTACATCCTCAAAGTTTTAGTAAAAGATATGGAAGCTTATCGCGAGTTTTTGGTAACCAAACTCACCACGCTTCAACACATTGGTAGTACACAAAGCACCTTTATGATTAGTGAAGTAAAAAACACTACGGTTATTGGTTTTTGA
- a CDS encoding aminotransferase class I/II-fold pyridoxal phosphate-dependent enzyme, translated as MKNNDFNPADNIQDLQYFGEFGGVNPSISDSSTYTFLSAKTMFDTFEGNMEGCYLYSRHSSPSNLYLDQALAAMEGTEAANVSASGMGAITPTLLQLCGAGDHIVSSRTIYGGTYAFLKNFTPRLGIETTFVDITKLEVVEAAITPKTKVLYCETVSNPLLEVADIAGLSAIAKKHNLTLVVDNTFSPLSVSPARLGADIVIHSLTKYINGSSDTVGGVTCASREFINSLKNVNTGASMLLGPTMDSLRSASVMKNLRTLHIRMKQHSYNAQYLAERFEKDGLKTVYPGLASHPSHQLYKNMINPEYGFGGMMTIDVGNLATANALMELMQERNLGYLAVSLGFYKTLFSAPGTSTSSEIPLEEQVEMGLTDGLIRFSIGLDNDIERTYQSMKQCMRELNVL; from the coding sequence ATGAAAAATAACGATTTTAATCCAGCCGATAATATTCAGGATTTACAGTACTTTGGGGAATTTGGAGGCGTAAACCCTTCGATATCGGACTCGTCTACCTACACTTTTTTATCTGCCAAAACGATGTTTGACACCTTTGAGGGCAATATGGAAGGCTGTTATTTGTATTCGCGTCACTCCTCGCCTAGTAACTTGTATTTAGACCAAGCGCTAGCAGCGATGGAAGGTACGGAAGCGGCCAATGTTTCGGCTTCGGGAATGGGAGCTATTACGCCGACACTTTTGCAATTATGCGGTGCGGGCGACCATATTGTATCGAGCCGCACGATTTATGGCGGAACCTATGCTTTTCTTAAAAACTTTACACCGCGTTTAGGCATTGAAACAACCTTTGTGGACATCACAAAACTTGAGGTAGTGGAAGCGGCGATTACGCCAAAAACCAAAGTGTTGTATTGCGAAACGGTAAGTAACCCGTTGCTAGAAGTAGCCGATATTGCTGGATTGTCTGCAATCGCCAAAAAACACAACTTGACTTTGGTGGTCGACAATACTTTTTCGCCACTTTCAGTTTCTCCTGCCCGTTTGGGAGCAGATATTGTAATTCATAGTTTGACCAAATACATCAATGGAAGTAGCGATACAGTTGGCGGTGTAACTTGTGCCAGTCGCGAATTTATCAATAGTTTGAAGAATGTAAACACAGGCGCAAGTATGCTTCTAGGACCTACAATGGACAGTCTTCGCTCGGCTAGTGTGATGAAAAACCTTCGTACACTTCATATTAGAATGAAGCAACACAGCTACAATGCTCAGTATTTGGCAGAACGATTTGAAAAAGACGGTTTGAAAACGGTTTATCCTGGTTTAGCCAGTCACCCAAGTCATCAACTGTACAAAAATATGATTAATCCAGAATATGGTTTTGGTGGAATGATGACCATTGATGTTGGAAATTTAGCGACTGCTAATGCTTTGATGGAGTTGATGCAAGAGCGCAATCTGGGCTATTTGGCTGTGAGTTTGGGCTTTTATAAAACCTTGTTTAGCGCACCAGGTACGTCGACATCTAGCGAAATTCCATTAGAGGAACAAGTAGAAATGGGACTTACCGATGGTTTGATTCGTTTTTCAATTGGACTAGACAACGATATCGAAAGAACTTACCAAAGTATGAAACAATGTATGCGAGAATTGAATGTTTTATAA